TAACAAATTGACATTGCAATTGTTGCAAATTTGAACATCAACTGAGACAATACTGTTTCTGTTAAATTCATTACATTGTGGATAATTTTATACACTAAAGTCGACAACAGTTATGTACCCTTGTATCGTAACTCACGTCCTATTTCATTGTAAGATTAGCACCATTAAACTTTTCTGGCTTTATTTGATAACCTGATgtatgttttgaaataatttgactaaaatattctattcattgttgtaattttatgttatttgttatttgtGGTTGGGATCGTTGTCGCTTCGCTGGCATAAACTGTTCGTTATATGGGGTGTGTTTGTGAAATTGGCTTTACAAATTATAGAAATGGCCCCTGCCACGTATCGCGTTGCGTACAAAGCCGGGCCAGATACTGGCCGTGAAGGAGAAGGAAAAATTGTTAGACGAGCGAATAACACTACGCACGGAGGAATATGTGTGCCCGGCCACCGGCGAGACTAAAGTGCGAACCGTCGAGTACATTGAGAAAGTTATTGAGAAAGAGGTACGCGACGCGTCATTGTACATGCTAATAGTTAGGACGCTGTACACAAGCAATGCCGTTTCGTGTGTGGTTTTATATtgtgtattataaaaaaatcgcTTAGCTTTTTACGTGCAAGTTTAAGACATAATTTTACGATGACCGATTCAATGACCCAAGGTACAGATCGCGTAAAAGTCACAAGCGAACATACCATTCACACGCTATCATGACGTTAACACAGTCATAATAAaatttagtaataaaatgtaacgcaataacaatattttgtgaaaaagACAGAAAATGCAGAATTGTATACGAAAGGAAGGAGTGTATACGTGGAAGTTATGTGATGATctgaaataaatacatacctactcgtattattCTATAAAAGTAAGAAGTTTAACGGTGCATCCACTCCGCAGTTAACATTTGTGGAGCAACGTTTCCAACGTTAGGTTACCATTCTTTGCGCGATCTGTACCCGTGACTGAAACGCGACTACTACGATTGCCGACTGAGCGATAAATTACTGATTGatgtttaagtttaaaatatgtTACTGGGGCCTCGCAAATAATGTTATATACTAGGCATACTCGTGCAACACCGCATTTTACAGTGGAATAGATTCCAAACGTAGATAGATAAAACACGTAGTTCAAACAACTAATTTGTAAATATTGTGGTGGCGTGAATTATTAAATGTTAAGTTCTTTGgcaaatatttaagtaaattgcaactaaagatttttttacatactAGAACACAACGATTGATGGCGTGCgtgcaaaaatcctttgttgataatttatttatgtatattgaTATATTGTCGTTTGTGTGTTGCATGATGTTTTGGCATGGCAtgctaataatatattaatttatgtatttGTCAGACAATACCGGGATTCTAGACACGGAATCTTCACCGAAAGAAATGGTTTGtttcgtttctttatatatTGTGCTGCTTGGTGGCAATAACTTCAtactatttttattcaattaaaaattatttttaacttaaatatattttctattaaaaactgATGAAGAATGGCTTTCAATAGTATGAAATTACTGCAATGGGCATTTCTATTTGCTTTCACCGTAGCTTATCACTTAACATTTGTTTGGTTTCTTGTCTAACTACTTGAGCATTATTTTTAATGCACATAAAATTggcttaaattttttataataatcatagataataattaatttaatcattaaattaattaataagaaaCAATAATTTATCCGAAATATTATAGGATGTGGCCAAGCCAtcgcaaaaattaaaaaggcgCTAATTTCTTATATTCATAATCAGAATGTACATAATGTATTAAGGCGGCTTTCAATTTACAGCGTGAGGCCGTCTTATAATCCTTTACCACATAATACGATCGAGTGTACATTTTATCATTTTCTCGTTTACAATCATATCCATCTCAATCCAAAGTCAATTCATTTTACCTcattcaatttaaattttatcataatatgttTATACATTCTAGAACGTCAGATAAACCGGGTCATAAATGCAAGGGTATACCTAACAGGTTTATGTTTAACTTGCACATTTATCTGTTTAACTATACAGCTAAACCTGTATGATACATCCTTACATCTATGGCTTTATGGAACAATCATTTCACGCCCTTATTTAATTAGGTGGAGACGACGCAAGAGAAGATAATATCCCTGGAACTAACGACCAGTCCCAGTAGCGAGACCGCGCCCACCGATCTGGAAGAAACGAGCCTCGACATAGAAGTCGATACCGGGGAGAACTCGCTCCAGCCGGACATCGTGCAAGTCGTCAATCCTATGCTCGACGGCGGCGCAGGTCGAGTTACCGCGATCTCGGTAGGCCCTGCGCACAGACTCACGTCCTACACCGAACAGGAACAATGAACAACTTCCGATACATCCCAATAAGCATTATTTTAAGCGCAGTTAGGACTCTTGTTTTAAACACCATATACCGCTAATTGGTTTATAGCAGTtgcctattttatatttttatttagagagGCTTCTTACGGTTTCTATTAAGATTCGAATTCCGCTAGCAATCTTTTAAACCCgggattattatttactttacacATAAACGATGCCTTCCACGATTTAGTACCCGAAAATTTGCTATTTATAAATTAACGTCATGTCGTTGTATATCAATTGGTTTCTATAAATTCTGGATCAAACTTTAACCCggagtttttagtttttttgcaTTTAATTAGGCGACTTAATTAGGCGAAAAAAGTTGGAAACTTAAATACTTACTACACCCATGGCAACGTAATCGgctatctaataaaatattatacaatccGACTTACCTCGTCGAGGTTCCAACTCGAACGTAGATTTCTTCAGCGACACGAACGATATTGAATGATTTTACATCCTAATTTGTATTATAACTGTGATAATAAGTTTAGAATTCCACCGACTTTGCTCTTATTATTTGTATGGGACTCGTTGAGAAAATCTATCGTCGAGTGAGCAACATCTTTTACAGTGGCATTTTACTTTgatcacaatttttatttttttattatgattttgcATCGGAGGTTTGTGATAGATTTATctattttgataatattatttctttgaATACTTTATGTATgtgactttttaatatttttttcattccgTGAAAGTTTTTTACTGTTTGACTGAATGTTAATGCTGTACCTGTTTATAACAAAATTTAAGGAAATGATTGAATGATAAGTTCTGTGAAGGAAATGACTAACGAGATTATGTAAAGCATAGTGTACATACTAAATACCATCATTATAATGTATACTGCTGAATTATGGAACATACTGTGGTTCAGTAAAACCAACGGCAATTTTTGTACAGTCGGTATCATAGGACCGCCTTCCTGTGGTAGTAATTTAgttttgtatttcattttattacttagtACCAAATGTTATTCGTGCATTGTCTTAATTCATACAGTATTTGTGTTAACTGgcgtattaataataatttaatgttttaattttatgtatgtGGTGCCTTAATTCCTCAAATAGATTACTGTTTAGTACGATTTTACTCTTTAAAATACTAGTatactgattttaataatatatttgattAGTAGGTatgatatataaataaatgttttaacaaaataaatttcataatttatacagataaaataaattaattctgcATTTGCATCCGAAGGCCGTTATATCGTTTTTTAAAGTGTACATTATATTGTTCTTAATCTCAACAAAATGTATATTTCCGTTGATGAGTATGTTTTGGAGTATATTTAATGGTAGTAAACTACCTATTTGTAGTTTTGACGTATTGAATGTAAGAATGGTCTTTATGCGTGTACTTTATATCTTTTTAAGGCTCTAGCAATGTGGATTGTAAACTAATGGAAATATTGTATGTTTGTCCAATAAATggtttaatatatatttaaataaaattattcgatTGTTTTATTGCTAACGAATATTGAAGATAGAATGCCTTGTAAAAATCTTTATtgaataatacttaatacatcGTAGAACATAAATTCTTTAACGTAATCGTCCTAATAGCAAATATTAAaggctaaataataaataaaacaatattatttcttGGGAGCAATAATGCCTTCTAGTTGTGCCTGAAAagataaatacaaaattaaattaacaaataactaaataaaaaggCGTATGGTCGCTTGTGACAAACGTCAAGCTTTGGCAAGCGTGTGGACGGGTGATATGCTTTCCAACGCTTTAGAGCGTTCCGATTGGCAGGCAAACCAGCTATGGTGTTTGCCGATGCTCGCTGTTTGTTGTTTGTCGCAAGCGTGGGGCGGCAGCGACATAGACGGCACCAGCAAGGCACGTATGGGTGTTCTACAGAGCGCAACGTAAGTGAACGCTTTGATGCAGTTCCTTGTATTGCACCTTGGATAAGTTTCCTTCAGGCTCTGTgtaatattgtaaaaatattttataagagcaaccaccgagtttcttgctagttcttctcaaTAGGAagagcattccgaaccagtggtagattttttgacgattcaaaagcatttgtaagcttatttgaataaaaagagcaGGTAATGAACTCGCCTGAGATTCGGAAATTGGGAACTAGAGCGGCGCCAAGCCGCGAGTGATGTGGCTTgtttcatacattttatttttggcACTTGACGCGCCGCGTATAGCTACCGCTCTTAACAGAGAAGTTGGGGGCAAGGCGCACAAACTCACCAGGGTGGCTTACCTTTAGCTGCGCGTTAGTTTTCTTCAAGGCTAACAATTCTTCTTGGTGTCGTTTCTCTTCGGCCGCACGCAACTCGGCCGCGCGTCGCTCTAGCTGTtcagttttctgttttaactCCATGCATTGTTTTTCCAAAGCGGAGCGTTCGGTTTCCAACTTTGCCACTTGATCCATAAGGTCTGATTTACCTTGTTCCGACTGaatgaataaaaatgttttaagacCATTTAACTGCTTGGAATATTAAGGAAATCTTCATATTACAAAAGAAATTGACTAACTGCTATATATCAACGCTCAACCCAAACCGCTGGATCTAGAAACTTTAAATAGGGCttctataaaatatttgaccccaactaagaaaggatttacaCAAATTCAAGCGGCGCGGTCTCGAGAAAAGCTAGTCTTTTCTATGTCTCAAGTCTTTACTCACAACTTATTGTtgagggtcgtgactcctttcTATTAATCACAATCGCGCTGGGTTCCGAAATCCTTTCGCATACAGCTCGACTAAGAAAACGAGATTTCGACTTTACGTTACGAAACTACGttttaacaattattatgaCAGGTTAGATAATATCCGGGACCAacggcttaacgtgctctcAACTTGTGGTACCTAACAGTATTTAAAGGAACTTGAGTAGctaagtaactttttatcaaacaaatGAACCGAGTCACCTGTAAAGCTTTTCGCATACCGAATGCAATGGAACTGCAATACAGTGTTTGATACGCTTCCATTGTGATCCGCGCTTCATCGCGCACTCTCAGCAAAAGGAGGCCCCGTTCACCGCAGTTGATTGTTACCTGAGGGTTCAATCAGGAAATAATTAACAACGCTTGCGACGGCGCAGTCTTCTCAATTGGGCCGGTATTCTTGGCTGACCACAAAAATGTTGTGCAGTCAATTACAAGAGCTCTTTGTATCGGGCGCATAGAAAAAATGGTGACGGACTCAACACGCATTTTAACGGCGCCCACGATGCTTCTGATGTCACTTCCTAGTTCCCTCTTTCTAAGTCCAAACTGCGCCTCTTGCAGCTCTTGcgccttattttttatttgtttatttttgtttattttgtttatttgaaagtaatcaacagcgtaaatacataattattatttaaatttaaatctaggtataacagaaggccaaaagagattacttaaaattataattaaactattataaAAGAAGTTTTGACTTATCACCTTTGCTTACCTAACAAAATATTTACTAGTAAAGACATAAATTGAGCCATCGTTATGTACCTGTCGTATGAGTTCATCAAAGCACTGGGTGTAAAGTTGTCTTCGAACGGGACATATTCCTGTTTCTCTTGCCTGCCGTTGTTGCAGACGCGTATCTAGCATCTCTTGAAGATTTATTACATCCAATCTAGTGGCTGGCGTCGACGATATCtatgatacaaaaaaataagatttgatccttttaagagctaGAAGGATTATCACAAATTACTAACTCTGGTTATAAAATCCTGGTTATAATGTAGTCTATTTTCCGTGGTAGTAAAAAAACGCCCTCTCATGTAGCCTAGCTATTtacttataggtattataaatctAGAAATAAATCAGTATTCAACGAAATTTGGAGAAGACCCTCGTGCACTGCCGACGATGTCGCAGGTAGAAAGATCGAGCTTAGATTGCTGATGCTGATAGTgtgattaaataaataggttAAGCGGGTATTGGTACTTTACTCACTTTTTGAGTCCATATCTGCCCATCTTCTTCCCATTCTTTAGGAGGCAGAATGGCATTAAGAATTTCTTCGGTTTCCCGTTTGGCTTCAGTTGGAATACATGGTTGAGTGGCGGCTGCACCAGCCGCTGGCAATGTCTTAAatatgagagagagagagaggattAAGAAGTTACAACTGACGATTTACTGCTTAGCTAAAACTACCATCCTCGTAGGCGGTAATAGCTAAGAAGATGGTCTAAAAGCTACACCGTACGCGACACTTGGGCACTGCTTTGTAGAGAAATGTGTGGAGAGCATATTTTATGTGTGTGACCGCATTGCGCGATACTTAATCCATCGCGCGACGCTTCGCTGTCGCGTAAATCAGTCTACCTGTAAGGTATTAGACTTTGTGTTGGCGACACGTAAATGTCGCGCGCTTTGTAAAATGCCGCACCGcgccacgtacc
The DNA window shown above is from Maniola hyperantus chromosome 10, iAphHyp1.2, whole genome shotgun sequence and carries:
- the Dnali1 gene encoding putative inner dynein arm light chain, axonemal isoform X2, with protein sequence MRERCTSLLRRVRSSSNGLLKTLPAAGAAATQPCIPTEAKRETEEILNAILPPKEWEEDGQIWTQKISSTPATRLDVINLQEMLDTRLQQRQARETGICPVRRQLYTQCFDELIRQVTINCGERGLLLLRVRDEARITMEAYQTLYCSSIAFGMRKALQSEQGKSDLMDQVAKLETERSALEKQCMELKQKTEQLERRAAELRAAEEKRHQEELLALKKTNAQLKAQLEGIIAPKK
- the Dnali1 gene encoding putative inner dynein arm light chain, axonemal isoform X3, with the protein product MIMTLPAAGAAATQPCIPTEAKRETEEILNAILPPKEWEEDGQIWTQKISSTPATRLDVINLQEMLDTRLQQRQARETGICPVRRQLYTQCFDELIRQVTINCGERGLLLLRVRDEARITMEAYQTLYCSSIAFGMRKALQSEQGKSDLMDQVAKLETERSALEKQCMELKQKTEQLERRAAELRAAEEKRHQEELLALKKTNAQLKAQLEGIIAPKK
- the Dnali1 gene encoding putative inner dynein arm light chain, axonemal isoform X1, whose translation is MGERTPVSTEETLVRYDNPVLVTKQPEKVTLPAAGAAATQPCIPTEAKRETEEILNAILPPKEWEEDGQIWTQKISSTPATRLDVINLQEMLDTRLQQRQARETGICPVRRQLYTQCFDELIRQVTINCGERGLLLLRVRDEARITMEAYQTLYCSSIAFGMRKALQSEQGKSDLMDQVAKLETERSALEKQCMELKQKTEQLERRAAELRAAEEKRHQEELLALKKTNAQLKAQLEGIIAPKK